The sequence below is a genomic window from Lolium perenne isolate Kyuss_39 chromosome 7, Kyuss_2.0, whole genome shotgun sequence.
AGCAACATTAAAGCGGTGCTCAAATTAAGAACAGAACTACTGCAGGTATCTCTACATTGCAGTCATTCTAACTTGATAGTAAGTACTGCATGTGCACATAGACAACAGTAGAGATACTACTGGATGGTTTAATAATTCAAAGACAACATGCATGCCGCTCTGTAATTCTGTGTGAGTTGATGGTGAAGACCCATAAATGACATGTGGAATGTACACAGCTACGCCAGCAAGATTTTTTTAACATATATCTTAAACCTTTGACTTCTTTTTTTCCTTAAATCATTGACCTGTAAGATGATGTTTGGCGTGTACATAGGTTGGAAATAAAAGCGGCAGGTTCTTCATAGGTCATGAGGATTTTGTTTACTTATTATGTATTTGTTTTGCGATGAAAGAATAGTCATCTGAAAGTTTAGCCCAATTCAATTCTGGAAAGCAAAAATTACACGGGAACCAGTTCAATTCCCGCAGAAATTAGGTGGGCAAACTTGGGATTCCGAACGGGATCTCTTTACATCTGTAATGCACTTGTGTACAGACACTCATCGGGGATCAAACACCGTGCTAATAACTGTCAGAACGAGGAATCTTGTATATACCTGAGTGGCGAGTCCTTGGAGTAGGTTGAAGGCTGCGCCGTGCCACCAGCCGCGGCGCCCCTTGACGCTGAGGTGGAAGGCCTCGACGCGGAGGTGGAACTCGTCGACGGCGTCCTCGACCTCGAATGCGACCTCGCGCGTCTCGCGCAGccacagcagcagcagctcgtTGGCGCGGCCGCGGCGGACGCGGTCGGCCCCGCGGACGAGAGCCTGCAGGTAGGCCAGCTTCCGGCGCAGGGACCGGATCTCGGTGTCCACCCGCAGCAGCGCCGTCGCCTCCGCTGCCGCGAGCTCGCCCAGCTTCGCCGCCACCCCCGTCACGCCCGCGTCCGCCATGATTGCCCGCCTCCGTCTGCCTGCTCCCGTCTCACTCCGCCTGTGTGTCGTACGTTTGGTTGGTGGAATAGCTGTCGCCAGTCACTACAGTGTTGTAAAGCAGCTGGAGAAGATGACACCAAAGCCGCTTTTCGGCTTCTAGAAGGCCTTCTCTTAGAAGCTATCCACGCGCATTGCTTGGAGTGTTAGTTTAAAAAAACATATTGCTTGGAGTTGGCTAGATAGAAAATATTTTAAAATTTAGAGATTAATCTACATAAATTTAGAGGGCTTTTAGACAATTTTCCTGCATAGGGGGCCGTGGCCCTAGCTTTTTTTTTCTACAAAACGCAATGGCATTGCGCTTCTTTTCATTGCATAGAAGAAGAGTACAAACCTAGTGCAGAACTAAAGTTATAGGGATTAGTGCACATCCCCCAGGTGGTTGGGATGATGTCTCTAAGACCAGATGCTCTGGCTTTCGTCCAAAGCGTCACCTCAATCCTAATCCTATCCAAAGTTACAGAGATGGAGGGTCGTTCGTTATCGAAGATGCAAGCGTTTCTCTGCTTCCATGTCATCCATGATGTTAGAAGTGTGGCGGAGGCCAGACCTTTGCGCATGGGCTTTGGCGTGGCAAGCCTGGCCGTGAGCCACCATTCGTTGAGCGAGGGCTCGCCATCAGGTGGCCGGCACATCAGTCGTAGCCAGGACAGTGTCTCGTGCCACACTTGCCTCGAGAAGGGGCATGTGATGAGTAAGTGATGCATTGTCTCCGTCTCTTGATCACACTGGGTGCACCGAGGATTATGCTGCAGGCCACGGCGTTGCAAACGCTCAGCCGTCTAGCATCTGTTCTTGTTGGCCATCCATAGGAAGAATTTGACCCGCGGGGGCGCCCAGCTTTTCCATATTAGCTTCCAAGCACTGCAACTAGTCGATTCCTGGAAGGAGGCGAGGTAGCAGGAGCGCGCCTAATATGCACCGCTAGGGCTACACTTCCAGAGCAGCTGATCCGGCATGTCTGTTAGGGTAATCACTTGTAGTTGGCGCTAGATTTGGAGGTATTGCACGATCTCGTGCACGCCGAGGACGATGTGTATGTCGTGTGCCCAGCTATTGCCTAGCATGCCATCTGCAACTGTTCTGGTCTTCCTCCGCCTTTTCGGAATGTAGGCGTGCAGCTGCGGGGCAAGCTCGCTGATGGAGCCCCATTGAGCCATTTGTCATCCCGGAATTTAGCCGTACTCCATCCCCTAGGACCATGTGTGTGGAGGCAAAGAACAGGGCTTGTTCCTGGGCAGTAGGGCTCGAGGTCGATTCCATTCCAGGCGCGCCTCTCGTTTGTCTTGCTGAACCACAACCATCGCAGGCGTGGCGTAAGACCCATTCTCTCCATGTCTTGGATACCCAGTCCACCATGAGACATTGGATGGCAGACGATGCGCCAGTTTACATGGCAGTTGCCTCCGTTTGCGGCGGCGCGCCCTTCCCAGAGAAAGTCGCGCTCGATCTTCTCGAGTAGCTTGAGTAGTTTTTTTGGCGGGGCCAACACCATGAGCTGACGAACAGGGATGGCGCTCAATACGGATTTAACCAGGGCGAGTCGGCCAGCCTTGTTCATCAACCTGGACTTCCAGGTGGGCAGCATGCCGGCGGCCTTCTGGACAAGCGATTGCAGCTGTGCGGTGGTGGGGTGCCTGATGGTGAGTGCTATTCCCAGGTACGTCAATGGTAGCTCTGCGATTTGGAAACCAAGTGTTTCATTGATTCGCAATGCATCTTCAGGCTCACAGTTTAGCAGTGTGGCTGAGCTCTTGTTGTAATTGACTTGCAGCCCAGAAGCTCTGTCGGATATCTGCAACACACTCTTAACATCGGTCATGTCGCTCTGTGATGGGTGGCAAAAAAGGACCACATCATCGGCGTATAGAGAGACCTCCGGGACAGATCTTCGTTGGTGCAGCTGTTGTAAGATGCCCAGCTCCATTGTGCGCTTGATGAGGCGTCCGAGGATGTCAACTGCAAGGACGAACAATTGCAGCGACAAGGGGTCCCTCTGGCGCAGCCCACGTCGGTGCTAGATTGGAGGGCCGGGATCGCCATTGATCATAACCCGCGTATTCACGGAGCTCAAGAGGATAGCTAGCCAGTCTAGGAATCTCGTGCCAAAGCCATATTGTCGCAGTACCTTGAAAAGGAACGGCCAAGAGATAGTGTCGAAGGCTTTTGCCAGGTCGAGCTTCAGCAATTCCCTTGGCGCGCGCAATTGGTGTAGCAGGCGCATGGACTAGCGCACAAGTATGAAGTTGTCATTGAGGCTTCGTCCGCTGATGAAAGCATTCTGGCTCTTTCTCAAAAGGTCATCCAGCTTCGGCGCGAGGAGGAGGTATAGCACCTTGGCGAATACTTTGGCAACTATGTGAATCAAGCTGATGGGGCGGTAGTCTCCGAGCTCGCGTGCGTTGGGGCGCTTGGGCAGGAGCATCATGAGGGCCTGATTCAGTTTGTGGAAACCTCTGCCTCTGAGGTTGTATAGCTCTTGGAAGATAGACATGAGGTCAGGTTTCACCATGTCCCAACACGCGCACAGGAATTCAGGTGTGAAGCCGTCAGGTCCAGGCGCCTTGCGTGCCGGGAGTCTCTGACCGCGGCCCAGATTTCTTCGTCGGTGAAGGGCGCGTCCAGCTCGAGCAGGCTATCAGAGGGATCAATcaattgtgccaagttaagcatgCAGTCGTGGAGATCTATGTACTAGTGTTATCTTGGCGGCACCATGTCTAACACTACCACCCTGGAGGTACCACCTTTAGGGCTATCGCTAGAGTCTTGCAGATATCAAGTCTAATGGTACTACCGGAGCATTTGGGGTACCAAAATGGGTTTGATCTGCTTAAAATTTGAGAAATTAAGTttatttcaaactaaacttttttTTAAAGGATAGATTTGTCAAAATGGCCTCTTCCACTGACAACTAATCGAACCAAGAATCGGCCAAACACAACTGTGGAGGCACGCGGACAACACACAACTTTCTGCACTCCCCACGAAGCATAGATGCATGTGTCAGTTGAACCCACACCATGACACCAATGTGTCGCTGTCGTAGGCTAATGTGCTTCCATAATGACGCCATAACATCTCTTGTGTTATCGGTGCAGACAAAAGGTCACCCTTGAAATGGTAGGTCAAAAGGTATACTGAAATAATCTTTGGTCCATGACTTAATGTTGGACTGGGGAGATGAAGTGGTGTATGGTTCATGGGCTCCGAGGGACAACACTACGCAAGCCGGTGCCAGCCTTATGTTTGGGCCAGAGGCTACAGACCCCCATAGTCTACGGGGTTAACCTTTGGGGAATGAATGCAAACGTGTAACGTTCTGTTGCGTGTGGACGCTAGCTTGAGGTTCCAAGCCCTGGTGGTTCTGAGGCCAACCCTTTTAAAAAAAAGGGGCAAAAAGCTTTGCcccaatctattaattaagaagaatgTTTAGCATGAAAGAGCATGCGGTCACAAACAGATCGGACCTTATTACAAAAAGGGATTACTCTCGTGGCATCAAGTTACCCAAGCTCTTAGCTCCCGCTAACACCCAAAGACGGGCCTCCCATCTAATTCTATCGAAAACTACTTGTGCCGGTGCAATCTTAAAGCGGAAGACTCCAGCATTTCTCTCGTTACAAACCTCCCGTGAGACCAACAAGGTGATGGATGTCATTGCCTTGCGGTGGGGCATACCTCCACCCGCCATGAAATTCCACCAGCCTTGCATGTCCAAGTTTGTCCATTGTGTGGCATTGAGGGTGATGAGCCCCAACCATTCTTTGACAAGGCCCCAAAGGCAGATGGTGAAGCGGCAATGGACAAAAAGGTGCTCGGTGGATTCCGTACATTGTTTGCAAAGGGGGGCAAAGGCCACAATTAGGCCAACCTCTTTTTGCTAAGCGGTCGGCCGTCCATATTCTACCTTGGTTGGCAAGCCATGCAAATAATTTAACCTTGGGTGGCGCCCATGCCTTCCATATGGTCTTGTCCATGGGCGACCAACCCTTTTGAGTTGGAGGGGATGCCTCTAACCATAATGCATTATTCAGGATGTTCCTACGCATTGCCATAAACAAAAACAGCATGCTAACCATGTTGTCATTAACACCAAAACCACTAAGGGAAGATGCACTTTCACATGGTCTAGAGGATGGATACTCTTGCTTCTTGGTGGAGAAAGCAGAGAGGAGATGCAGGAGATAGAGATGAGACCGGAAGCAATTCCAgtagcccccgcccccctccAATTATCCTCTGGTGGTGGCTTGCAATTCCAGTAGAGAGAAAATTCATGAGGCTATATGTGTGGATTTTCATGTCAAGATGGACAtgtaggcaaaaaaaaaaaagttgatgTGCAGGCAGTCAAGGGGCTAAACGACTAGGCGTGTAGGCCGTGCTTAGGGGTCTCCAGGTCCCCTCCCGGGCCTGCGAGGGTGACTATAATGTTGGTCCTCTTCGTCCCTGCATCTAATTAAAATTGTTATGCCTCTGGAAAATACTTGAAAGGAAAAAAATATGTGTATTCTGGAAAATTTATGTTTCATTTTGAAAATACAATTGCTTTTCTGAATAAATACCAGAAATTCCGTTGTGTATTCTGGAAAATTTATGTTTCATTTCGATAATTGCTCTGTGATTAAATGATTTTTATGTTTTTGAGCTCAGCAGCTATTAAGTCCTAAGCCAGTGATCCTCATTTGTTGAGAAATGAGCTTTgtgaaaaaaaataaaagcaccttttatcgaaaaaaataaaaCGAGCCCAAGAGGAGCATCATCTACTTGGCTCTTCTCAAACTTTTTTTATTTCCAAACTTGATGATCTATGAATTCAATTTTTTAGTAATCATTGCATGAACATGTACATATAGACATATACTAGTGATGTTTGCCTGTGTATGCGTctatgatgtaattggtgtttAAAGAGTAACTAGAGATATAATGGAAACATCCCTCCAAAAAAAAGATATAATGGAAAGAGATATATAAGAGTAGTCAAATTCACCACAGCAGAAAGAAGCGCGCGTTTCAGCTTGTCGCGCCATGGTAACTACACGGCTTGACCTCCGTGAGGCCAGCCCAGAATATCATCgccctcgccctcgccgtcgccgtgcCGCTCGATACGGTTGGTCCGAAGCAGGGCCGGCTCTAGACCATGGCCACCATGGGCGGCTGCCTAGGGCCCGTGCCATGGGGGGGGCCTGGATATCATCTTTTCTCTAGTCTATACAACCTCTGATTAGCCTGGCAGTTTGTAATTTACGTTGGCCtgaaccaaaaaaaaaattaagcCCATCAAGTAAATACGTGAGAAGGCCCTTTACGTGAGAATTGAGGAGGCAGAAAAACGAGCGATCGCACCCCTTCGTCTGTTCGCCTTCGTACGCAATTATGCATAAAGCATCTGCGGTCACCTCGACGCCTCGACAGATGCCAGATTGGGTGAATTGGTGATTTGGTGCCGCTGTTTTTCTCCATCGGCGGCTCGACGACGACAGGTCGACAGCCCAACTCCGGCGACACGCCAAATAGAAGAGGTGCTCCTCGCTCCTGGACCTGGACGGCTGGCTCCTTCCCTCATCTGTAAGTCCAAAAGTTAATCCTTAATATGAACTTTCATCGAGTTTTAATTAGGGTTCTAATTTGTAAGGTTATAATTCTATGTGAATCAGAATTTCTTCACCAGTATAGTTGTTACAATGCCGAAACCTTTGTCCGGTTCTACGAAAAGAAACAAAAGAAAGCGAGAGCAGCTGTTGATTGAATCACAGAGAGGTGCTTTAAATAAGTATTTTATGGCAACAAGTAATGTTGATGTCAACGGCAATAATCAAAGGCAAGAATCTGATCCCGTACAACTGTACAAGACGATCTTGAGGCCAATGAACAATCCTCGGATAATGGTAAGTAACTAACTAGCATATCGTATCCTCTTGACATACATGTGACTATAGCATCAGCGTTTGAGATCAACTATGTTGCAAGACAGATTGAATGGCTTGGCTACATGTTGTATTGAGAAGAATATCTTAGACAACATTGATCTTGATATTGTCCTTGATGATTTTGCATCTAGGAATGCCCGAAGAAGCTTTTTCACGAAGTAATGAAGCATGCTATCGATGGAATCATTGTAGTTTGGATGTTATTTGAGGTAATGAAACTATTAGGAAATACTTGTTATATTTTTAATTTGCTACCATTATATTCGGTCTATCGTAATATGACATTGTTTTAGTGTTTAACAATTATTTATAAGCTTTTAGAAGTAAAAGTACCACATATTTGTTTATATATCTAATTATACGTACATATATATTAACTTTAAAGGGCCCTTTTATGGACTTCGCCCAAGGGTCCCGAAAAATATAGAGCCGGCTGGTCCGAAGGCCGGTCTCGACTAGGAAGAAGACTACCGAGCGCAGGTCCTCTGTGCGGCTGTGCCGTGCTCCCCGCCATAGCAATAGCCGAAGAGACAGGCGTTGTGTGGTGGACTTTGCCAATCAAATCCCAACCCGGGATCACCAGCCACAAGGCGCGCTATCCACTCTCATTTCCCGCCCAAAAGAACGCCATGgctgccgccgcctcctcctcctcctccacgctgCTCCCGGCGAGAACCGTCTCGAGCGCCCGCCCTGTCCCATGGACAGCTGCGCAGTGCCTCCCGACAAGGGTAGCAGGGAGCAGACTGGCGCCCTGTTCTCTCCGCGTCTCCGCCGGGAGAACGCGGCGGGCAGAGGCAGCTCGTGCATCTGCGGCGGGCGCGGGCGGAGCGCCGGCTGCGGCCCTCCCGGCGGCGCTGCTCTTCGACTGCGACGGCGTGCTCGTGGACACCGAGAAGGACGGCCACCGCATTTCCTTCAACGAGACATTCGCCGAGGTCTGGCTTCGCTTCATTCAATTCCACCCATGCCTTGCCTCCGATCCATTTTTTATTTCCTGATGCGATCGCTCACGGTCAAGATAGTCCTTTGTCTTTGCAGAGGGAATTAGGTGTGAGCTGGGATGTTGAACTATACGGAGAGTTGCTCAAGATAGGTGGTGGGAAGGAAAGGTCAGCCGACTCTTTAGTTACTCTTTGCATTGATTTGAGTTACTGCACTGTCCACTTGCATCTTCGCAATTCAACTTTCTCTGTGACCGATTTGAGTTACTTCCATAGCAATCTCTGAGAGCAATATCATCATGTCAATGATGAAAAGCAAGGCAAATGGGGGATCTGCAGCGGATTTTTCGTGTTGGAAAAATAAAGTTCAGAATGTTTCGAACAAAAAATAAGTTTAGCTGTCTTTGAAAGCATAATGTGTGAATAAGCTGGAGGAAAATTTGTTGAAACTGTTGATACTTAAAGACCTGCACTCACAATTTTGATTTTCACCCCAAAAAGTCCATTGTAAAAAATAATATACAACTGAAGCATTTTGTTGAATTCAGCTGTAACACAATGGTTTGAGCATTCCTTACAGGATGACAGCATATTTCAACAAGACAGAGTGGCCAGCTAAAGCGCCAAAGACTGACGAAGAAAGAAAGGAGTTTGTTGCTTCTCTCCACAAGAGGAAAACAGAACTATTTATGGCCCTAATTGAGAAGAAGTTGCTTCCTCTCCGTCCAGGTGTTCAAAGGTCATATTTTCAAAGAAATTATGAGTTCAGTAACTTAACTGCAGTTTAAAATGAACTTGTGAGTCAGAAACGTTCTCTGTTGCTGCTATAGCACTATTTTGAAGTGCTTCCTTACAACATAATCGAAATCGTTACATTAAATTCATTTATGGTGTGTGTAAACAACAGAACTGGTAGAGTAATTTTACCGCTGTATGAATATATAGCAGTTGTGGTCAACCAAGTTGTTATTCCATTGGGAAGTAAACACATTTACCTTACATATTATTCATTATAACTATGTTTCTAACATGTAATATGAAAAGGTTAAAGAAATCAGTGCGACAAGTTTTAATAACCATCATGATTGACCCAACATTTCACtttctgttgaagaagtcaacgttACATGCAGATAAAGAAATATAGGTGTAATCCAACAGTAGAATGGCAATAAACTAACTTAAAAATGTTGAAGTAACTATGTAATTAGAAAAATTCTAAATTAGTTATATTGACATTTACAGGTTAATTGATGAAGCTCTAGGAAAGGGGGTGAAAGTTGCAGTATGCAGCACTTCCAATGAGAAAGCTGTAAGTAACAAAGTGTTCTCAACCCCAGATTCTTTTATGAGAGAGAGATGGTAGGAATTGTTACAAATGTTAAGCATATGGGTAAATATTTCTTCCAATATTTGCACAAGGGGATGTTCTTTTGATGTGAAATCACAGTGAAATGTCCTAATAATTGCTCTGAAAAACCTATTAGCTGTACACTACTTGAATCGTCTCATATTTGATTTATGTTGTAAGATTATTTGCAGGGCAGCTAACATATTTCACTCTCCACTTAGTGCAGGTTTCAGCAATAGTATCATGTTTACTAGGGCCTGATCGAGCAGAAAAGATTACCATATTCGCTGGGGATGTTGTTCCTCGCAAAAAACCTGATCCGGTAAGGGGTAGTGTTTGCAGTTGTGTTTCTATGTTATGCTACATGGCCCAATCTTCGTCAGGGGAACCTTTACTGGTTTAGTAATATTTGATGTCAATGGGCTAAAAGAACTTTCAGTCCATGGGTTGATGGTTATATCTTTGTCGGGTCTGTAGGTGTTGCGTGGTGG
It includes:
- the LOC127315438 gene encoding CBBY-like protein, with protein sequence MAAAASSSSSTLLPARTVSSARPVPWTAAQCLPTRVAGSRLAPCSLRVSAGRTRRAEAARASAAGAGGAPAAALPAALLFDCDGVLVDTEKDGHRISFNETFAERELGVSWDVELYGELLKIGGGKERMTAYFNKTEWPAKAPKTDEERKEFVASLHKRKTELFMALIEKKLLPLRPGVQRLIDEALGKGVKVAVCSTSNEKAVSAIVSCLLGPDRAEKITIFAGDVVPRKKPDPAIYLLAATTLEVDPSSCVVVEDSNIGLSAAKAASMKCIVTKSGYTSDEDFVIADAVFDCIGDPPEGRFDLEFCANLLQKQFVS